The following coding sequences lie in one Myxococcus xanthus genomic window:
- a CDS encoding PilW family protein: MRFSSMRTQPRMPRGFTLLEVMIASAIGLIVLGAGLVAAMQMQRRSHFEEQTMLAQSTGRVVKDLLAADLQRAGTGMGNARIVFSDVRTQTAIQVWTEPDLSAVDVTRPFPADPNFALPPAGPYEEFVSDVLQLHWGDTRGMVTLANCGATVRSGAQDFCTTPNPSPRLQPTVTPSLPAFAVNPNRQVACHLRVLNVNTGGNTVTADPGFGADPTNNPPCGNAVDPLWRVDRPDQESWRIMPAQSAAYRVNWASGTPTLEYLGTGAADWVVLSRDVERLKVRLGVMSHVPPLGFRWFPDVATGLPELDACTIGTCAIDQHPSELVAPGTDDELRMRLRQRIREVEVTLVVRTPRQDRQAFNPDAPIELDLEELPIDGFKRRTFTFRVTLRNFAAGGLLPVPVGN; encoded by the coding sequence GTGAGATTTTCTTCGATGCGGACTCAGCCCCGGATGCCGCGTGGCTTCACCTTGCTTGAGGTGATGATCGCGAGCGCTATCGGGCTCATCGTGCTCGGAGCAGGGCTGGTGGCGGCCATGCAGATGCAGCGTCGTTCCCACTTCGAGGAACAGACGATGCTGGCCCAGTCCACCGGCCGGGTGGTCAAGGACCTGCTTGCCGCGGACCTGCAGCGCGCCGGCACGGGCATGGGCAATGCGCGCATCGTCTTCAGCGACGTGCGCACGCAGACGGCCATCCAGGTGTGGACCGAGCCGGACCTCTCCGCGGTGGACGTCACTCGTCCCTTTCCCGCGGATCCCAACTTCGCACTGCCGCCCGCGGGCCCCTACGAGGAGTTCGTGTCGGACGTCCTGCAACTCCACTGGGGCGATACCCGCGGGATGGTGACGCTGGCCAACTGTGGCGCCACCGTGCGCTCAGGGGCGCAAGATTTCTGCACGACCCCCAATCCCTCCCCACGGCTTCAGCCCACCGTTACGCCCTCACTTCCCGCCTTCGCGGTGAATCCCAACCGACAGGTGGCCTGCCATCTCCGCGTCCTCAATGTGAACACGGGCGGCAACACCGTCACGGCCGATCCAGGCTTCGGCGCGGACCCCACGAACAACCCTCCATGTGGTAACGCGGTCGACCCCCTCTGGAGAGTCGACCGTCCAGACCAGGAGTCCTGGCGAATCATGCCGGCCCAGAGTGCGGCCTACCGGGTCAACTGGGCCAGCGGAACGCCCACGCTAGAGTATCTAGGCACGGGCGCAGCAGACTGGGTGGTCCTGAGCCGGGACGTGGAGCGCCTCAAGGTCCGGCTGGGTGTCATGAGCCATGTCCCGCCACTGGGCTTCCGCTGGTTCCCCGATGTGGCCACGGGCCTTCCGGAGCTTGACGCCTGCACGATTGGAACCTGTGCCATTGACCAGCATCCGAGCGAACTGGTCGCCCCTGGGACAGACGACGAGCTGCGAATGCGGCTGCGGCAACGCATCCGTGAGGTGGAGGTCACCCTGGTGGTCCGAACACCGCGGCAGGACCGGCAAGCCTTCAACCCAGACGCCCCCATCGAACTGGACCTGGAAGAACTTCCCATTGATGGCTTCAAGCGGCGCACCTTTACCTTCCGGGTGACGCTCCGGAACTTCGCCGCGGGTGGGTTGCTCCCCGTCCCGGTGGGAAATTGA
- a CDS encoding pilus assembly FimT family protein — protein MKHTRGITLLEMMVTVAIAAILLSAALVGIQTPVDRQRENEATRELWASTLRARQRALSTNQPVRIVVDENVPRGDGTSRTVARWEQLRCGNDWDNASCPANGCENTTCRANPNCCSELGPDIVIPVSMNAAAIHGLCYMPGSGRPVRPGDLSCMRDFMDDLPALDAAAPGNLRFDFTSGRARSLIMVEPRTGLASVLDCNSQAAIDRPVAECAN, from the coding sequence ATGAAGCACACACGAGGAATCACGCTGCTGGAGATGATGGTGACGGTGGCCATCGCCGCCATCCTGCTGTCCGCGGCGCTGGTGGGCATCCAGACCCCCGTCGACCGCCAGCGGGAGAACGAGGCCACACGCGAGCTGTGGGCCTCCACGCTCCGTGCCCGGCAGCGCGCCCTCTCCACCAACCAGCCCGTGCGCATCGTCGTGGACGAGAACGTCCCTCGCGGCGATGGAACCTCGCGCACGGTGGCCCGGTGGGAGCAACTCCGCTGCGGCAATGACTGGGATAACGCCAGCTGCCCCGCGAACGGATGTGAGAACACTACCTGCCGCGCCAACCCGAACTGCTGCAGCGAGCTCGGCCCGGACATCGTCATCCCTGTCAGCATGAACGCGGCTGCGATTCACGGGCTCTGCTACATGCCCGGCTCCGGCCGTCCCGTGCGCCCGGGCGACCTGAGCTGCATGCGGGACTTCATGGATGACCTGCCCGCGCTGGATGCCGCCGCCCCGGGCAATCTGCGCTTCGACTTCACGTCGGGCCGCGCGCGCAGCCTCATCATGGTGGAGCCGCGGACAGGACTGGCCAGCGTGCTGGACTGCAACTCCCAGGCGGCCATCGACCGCCCGGTGGCGGAGTGCGCGAACTGA
- the ileS gene encoding isoleucine--tRNA ligase, whose product MSDTPPKDKDFKDSVNLPRTDFPMKGNLAQLEPRMLGWWAERGIWGKILEQNADAEPFVLPDGPPYANGHLHAGHALNKVLKDIVVKYRNMSGRRCDFIPGWDTHGLPIEQAVEKRLKDKKIDKRTLARDAFLEACRAYALEFVDIQRAEFQRLGVFGSWEQPYKTLDFTYEAQEIRELAAFAKRGMLYRRKKPVYWCLYDQTALAEAEVEYENHTSPSVYVAFQAGAELAERVPSLKGKDVAFVIWTTTPWTLPSNLAVAVNPEFEYVFYQLGARVICVARELLPKVLAEVKADELAVKHVELPGGEVSAAALVDPSRILAYARGEELEHLTYQHPFYERRGRVILGEHVTLDAGTGLVHTAPGHGQEDYEVGLQYGLDIYNPVRPDGRYDDTVGPALEGRRVFEANPVVIQLLVEKGALLNGATDTVAHTYPHCWRCRNPVILSATYQWFIPMDAPFHGTQTFRQVVLEQVDKVQWVPSWGHSRIRGMLETRPDWTISRQRTWGVPICIAYCEGCEEAVVSPELMERVAAAVEKEGVGVWYRTPVKDFLGADFQCPRCGKGEFRRETDILDVWFDSACMFSAVLEKRQRIPADLFLEGSDQHRGWFHSSMLVAVGTRDMSPYKACLTHGFVVDGQGEKMSKSRGNVVAPDKVIQQYGAEVLRLWVAASDYRNDVRLSDQILKGLSEGYRKIRNTIRYALSNLYDFDPAKHAVPEAELLPLDRWALGRLAEVVARVRKAYEDYEFHLVYATVVDFVAGDLSAVYFDILKDRLYTWRADGQPRRGAQTVLYEVASVLLRLLAPVMSFTAEEAWQTLPGKPAESVFLGGFPVVSAKLDPALAERYAKLFAVRGAVQGVLEAARRDKRIGSSLEARVVLTAEGAARDFLQANRAELPGLFITSQVEIGDVKGDAAQTLEVAQAFGEGVRVTAEVLPSHGEKCPRCWTYSEAVGQGGDVCLKCREALAA is encoded by the coding sequence ATGAGCGACACGCCCCCGAAGGACAAGGACTTCAAGGATTCGGTCAACCTGCCGCGCACGGATTTCCCCATGAAGGGGAACCTGGCGCAGCTTGAGCCGCGCATGCTCGGCTGGTGGGCGGAGCGAGGGATTTGGGGGAAGATTCTGGAGCAGAACGCGGACGCGGAGCCCTTCGTCCTGCCCGACGGTCCGCCCTACGCCAACGGCCACCTGCACGCGGGCCACGCGCTCAACAAGGTCCTCAAGGACATCGTGGTGAAGTACCGGAACATGTCCGGCCGCCGGTGTGACTTCATCCCCGGCTGGGACACACACGGGCTTCCGATTGAGCAGGCCGTCGAGAAGCGGCTGAAGGACAAGAAAATCGACAAGCGCACGCTGGCTCGCGACGCCTTCCTGGAGGCATGCCGCGCCTATGCGCTGGAGTTCGTCGACATCCAGAGGGCTGAGTTCCAGCGCTTGGGCGTGTTCGGCTCGTGGGAGCAGCCGTACAAGACGCTCGACTTCACCTACGAGGCGCAGGAGATCCGCGAGCTGGCCGCCTTCGCGAAGCGCGGCATGCTCTACCGCCGCAAGAAGCCCGTGTACTGGTGCCTGTATGACCAGACGGCGTTGGCGGAGGCGGAGGTGGAGTACGAGAACCACACCTCGCCTTCCGTGTACGTGGCCTTCCAGGCCGGCGCGGAGCTGGCCGAGCGCGTGCCTTCGCTGAAGGGCAAGGACGTGGCCTTCGTCATCTGGACGACCACGCCGTGGACGCTGCCGTCCAACCTGGCCGTCGCCGTCAACCCGGAGTTCGAGTACGTCTTCTACCAGCTGGGCGCGCGCGTCATCTGCGTGGCCCGGGAGCTGCTACCCAAGGTGCTGGCGGAGGTGAAGGCGGATGAGCTGGCGGTGAAGCACGTGGAGCTGCCCGGCGGTGAAGTCTCCGCGGCGGCGCTGGTGGACCCGTCGCGCATCCTGGCGTACGCGCGCGGCGAGGAGCTGGAGCACCTGACGTACCAGCACCCGTTCTATGAGCGCCGGGGCCGCGTCATCCTGGGCGAGCACGTGACGCTGGATGCCGGTACGGGCCTGGTGCACACCGCGCCGGGGCACGGCCAGGAGGACTACGAGGTCGGCCTGCAGTACGGGCTGGACATCTACAACCCCGTTCGTCCGGATGGCCGCTACGACGACACGGTGGGGCCGGCGCTGGAAGGCCGGCGCGTGTTCGAGGCGAACCCCGTCGTCATCCAGTTGCTGGTGGAGAAGGGCGCGCTGCTCAACGGCGCCACGGATACGGTGGCGCACACGTATCCGCACTGCTGGCGCTGCCGCAATCCCGTCATCCTGAGCGCGACGTACCAGTGGTTCATCCCCATGGACGCGCCGTTCCACGGGACGCAGACGTTCCGGCAGGTGGTGCTGGAGCAGGTGGACAAGGTGCAGTGGGTGCCCTCGTGGGGGCACAGCCGCATCCGCGGCATGCTGGAGACGCGGCCGGACTGGACCATCAGCCGCCAGCGGACGTGGGGCGTGCCCATCTGCATCGCCTACTGCGAGGGCTGCGAGGAAGCCGTGGTGTCGCCCGAGTTGATGGAGCGGGTGGCCGCGGCGGTGGAGAAGGAAGGCGTGGGCGTGTGGTACCGCACGCCGGTGAAGGACTTCCTGGGCGCGGACTTCCAGTGCCCTCGCTGCGGCAAGGGTGAGTTCCGCCGCGAGACGGACATCCTCGACGTGTGGTTCGACTCGGCGTGCATGTTCTCCGCGGTGCTGGAGAAGCGGCAGCGGATTCCGGCGGACCTCTTCCTGGAGGGCAGCGACCAGCACCGCGGTTGGTTCCATTCGTCCATGCTGGTGGCGGTGGGCACGCGCGACATGTCGCCGTACAAGGCCTGCCTCACGCACGGCTTCGTGGTGGACGGCCAGGGCGAGAAGATGTCCAAGAGCCGCGGCAACGTGGTGGCGCCGGACAAGGTCATCCAGCAGTACGGCGCGGAGGTGCTGCGCCTGTGGGTGGCGGCCAGCGACTACCGCAATGACGTGCGCCTGTCGGACCAGATTCTGAAGGGCCTGTCGGAAGGCTACCGGAAGATTCGGAACACCATCCGCTACGCGCTGAGCAACCTCTACGACTTCGACCCGGCGAAGCACGCAGTGCCGGAGGCGGAGCTGCTGCCGCTGGACCGCTGGGCGCTGGGGCGGCTGGCGGAGGTGGTGGCGCGGGTGCGCAAGGCGTACGAGGACTACGAGTTCCACCTCGTCTACGCGACGGTGGTGGACTTCGTCGCCGGTGACTTGTCGGCGGTGTACTTCGACATCCTCAAGGACCGGCTCTACACGTGGCGCGCGGACGGGCAGCCCCGGCGCGGCGCGCAGACGGTGCTGTACGAGGTGGCCTCGGTGCTGCTGCGCCTCCTGGCGCCGGTGATGAGCTTCACGGCGGAGGAAGCGTGGCAGACGCTGCCGGGCAAGCCGGCGGAGAGCGTCTTCCTGGGAGGCTTCCCGGTGGTGTCCGCGAAGTTGGACCCGGCGCTGGCCGAGCGCTACGCGAAGCTCTTCGCGGTGCGCGGCGCGGTGCAGGGCGTGCTGGAAGCGGCGCGGCGGGACAAGCGCATCGGCTCATCGCTGGAGGCGCGGGTGGTGCTGACGGCGGAGGGCGCGGCGCGCGACTTCCTCCAGGCGAACCGGGCCGAACTGCCGGGCCTCTTCATCACCAGCCAGGTGGAAATTGGGGACGTGAAGGGGGACGCGGCGCAGACGTTGGAAGTGGCACAGGCCTTCGGCGAAGGCGTCCGCGTCACGGCCGAGGTGCTCCCATCGCACGGCGAGAAGTGCCCGCGCTGCTGGACGTACTCGGAAGCGGTGGGGCAGGGCGGCGACGTCTGCCTCAAGTGCCGCGAGGCCCTGGCGGCGTAG
- a CDS encoding type IV pilus modification PilV family protein, whose amino-acid sequence MTSLNRRQHSRGITLLEVLATMAILLLGIGAAMMVVTQTSTSNRRSLSATQAQLIAEQALENITLLGCTVQPPCINLVGLDETYTLFQTSSGELRNVAPPNPEVIAREYQVVVDVDVPSQLATIEPGSTVPADLTRNLIPGQADTAGNIAHVRVTVSWLEPGRRDRQVVMLQTRMAP is encoded by the coding sequence GTGACGTCCCTGAACAGGCGCCAGCACTCCCGGGGCATCACGCTCCTGGAGGTGCTGGCCACCATGGCCATCCTGCTGTTGGGCATCGGCGCGGCGATGATGGTGGTGACCCAGACCAGTACCTCCAACCGGCGCAGCCTCAGCGCCACGCAGGCACAGCTCATCGCCGAGCAGGCACTGGAGAACATCACGCTGTTGGGCTGCACGGTGCAACCGCCGTGCATCAACCTTGTGGGCCTGGATGAAACCTACACCCTCTTCCAGACCAGCTCGGGGGAACTGCGCAACGTCGCTCCTCCCAATCCGGAAGTCATCGCGCGTGAGTACCAGGTCGTCGTGGACGTGGACGTTCCCTCTCAGCTCGCCACCATCGAGCCGGGCTCCACGGTTCCGGCGGACCTGACGCGGAACCTTATTCCCGGGCAGGCAGACACCGCGGGGAACATCGCCCACGTCCGCGTCACTGTGAGCTGGCTGGAGCCAGGGCGGCGCGACCGGCAAGTAGTGATGCTTCAGACGAGGATGGCGCCGTGA